A genomic region of Papaver somniferum cultivar HN1 chromosome 7, ASM357369v1, whole genome shotgun sequence contains the following coding sequences:
- the LOC113294436 gene encoding uncharacterized protein LOC113294436, giving the protein MLTSNFTHPNSLNPNLSSLQWPQNPLFKYQIPHYKKPLKIHSFFTQNPQITPASHKINHLRNPSVSAGRSKKKPGGPSTGRIEGNADVRREAKRNARRKNKIYAENFFYRLKNPHRNQADNFTEDELQMVGLGYDRMVRFMEKDDPNLKHPHDWYKYGEYGPYSWRGIVVGDPVRAHLWEEGVTMIQEVNSHEEWEEIEKFDMATEFSERLTVLDKKIGFHHYWVFVRHPKWRVTEFPWQQWTLVCEVVIESGEKRLDKWNLMGRLGNKTRSLITQCAAWMRPDIIYVKRPVYQCRFEPQRDFFKGLGPLVDPSTEMNFMFELRHDDGRVEMCTYFTGLCKIVRVNPKAFVDDVVNAYEKMSDERKDKCLEFLLSNHPYELLHPYTKEWKAKLEEMELGCDAPDEDEDNVRDKGEKEIVDWFEVEDGDDENEDDFVIEDLEGGVDGSEDEDEENEESEDEKESVEENEEYWKEEFNKAVRSSDAMESFVTRSVEKTTAYYKQQMKAMEEEKEEKLGRLSEMAERKQETVNESRKTKMKQEEWKIVGSGPNRRKIKKSRIPPELFVRAAVRPFTYRNLVKEIVLMRHGIIDGDLCVKG; this is encoded by the coding sequence ATGCTAACCTCCAATTTCACCCACCCCAATTCCTTAAACCCTAATCTCTCATCTCTCCAATGGCCGCAAAATCCACTCTTCAAATATCAAATCCCACACTACAAAAAACCCCTAAAAATCCATTCTTTCTTCActcaaaacccccaaattacacCGGCTTCCCACAAAATCAACCACCTTAGAAACCCCAGTGTCTCCGCAGGCCGCAGTAAGAAAAAACCCGGAGGCCCATCCACCGGAAGAATCGAAGGAAACGCCGATGTCCGCCGTGAAGCGAAACGAAACGCCCGTCGGAAAAACAAAATCTATGCAGAGAATTTCTTTTACAGATTGAAAAACCCTCATAGAAATCAAGCTGATAATTTCACGGAAGATGAATTGCAGATGGTTGGGTTGGGGTATGATAGAATGGTTCGATTCATGGAGAAAGACGATCCCAATCTGAAACATCCACACGATTGGTACAAATACGGGGAGTACGGTCCGTATTCGTGGCGGGGGATAGTCGTAGGCGATCCGGTTCGTGCTCATTTATGGGAAGAAGGTGTTACCATGATTCAAGAAGTGAATAGTCATGAGGAATGGGAAGAAATTGAGAAATTTGATATGGCCACGGAATTTAGTGAGCGATTGACTGTTTTGGATAAGAAAATTGGGTTTCACCATTACTGGGTGTTTGTGCGGCATCCGAAATGGCGAGTTACGGAGTTTCCCTGGCAGCAATGGACATTGGTTTGTGAAGTGGTGATTGAATCAGGTGAGAAGAGATTGGATAAATGGAATTTGATGGGGAGGTTAGGGAATAAGACGCGGTCGTTGATTACGCAATGTGCAGCGTGGATGAGGCCGGATATAATTTATGTTAAGCGGCCGGTGTATCAATGCAGGTTTGAGCCGCAGAGGGATTTCTTTAAAGGGTTAGGTCCATTGGTTGATCCGAGTACGGAGATGAATTTTATGTTTGAATTGAGGCATGATGATGGGAGAGTTGAAATGTGTACATATTTCACTGGGTTGTGTAAGATTGTGAGGGTGAATCCGAAAGCGTTTGTGGATGATGTTGTGAATGCGTATGAGAAAATGAGTGATGAGAGGAAGGATAAATGTTTGGAGTTTTTGTTGTCGAATCATCCATATGAGCTATTGCATCCTTATACGAAAGAGTGGAAGGCGAAATTGGAAGAAATGGAGCTGGGGTGTGATGCTCCTGATGAGGATGAGGATAATGTGAGGGATAAGGGCGAGAAAGAAATTGTGGATTGGTTTGAAGTTGAGGATGGAGATGATGAGAACGAGGATGATTTTGTGATCGAGGACCTTGAAGGAGGAGTGGATGGCAGtgaggatgaggatgaggagAATGAAGAGTCTGAAGATGAGAAAGAAAGCGTAGAAGAGAATGAAGAGTATTGGAAAGAGGAGTTTAATAAGGCGGTAAGAAGTTCAGATGCAATGGAAAGTTTTGTTACAAGAAGTGTTGAGAAAACTACAGCGTATTACAAGCAGCAAATgaaagcaatggaagaagagaaggAGGAGAAACTTGGTAGATTATCGGAAATGGCAGAGAGGAAACAAGAGACTGTGAATGAGAGTAGGAAAACAAAGATGAAGCAAGAAGAGTGGAAGATTGTGGGAAGTGGACCGAATAGGAGGAAAATAAAAAAGAGTAGAATTCCGCCCGAGTTGTTTGTAAGAGCAGCTGTTCGACCATTTACTTATAGGAATTTAGTTAAAGAGATTGTTCTTATGAGACATGGAATCATTGATGGTGACCTTTGTGTGAAAGGTTAA